A window of Pyrus communis chromosome 3, drPyrComm1.1, whole genome shotgun sequence genomic DNA:
AATGGTGAGTATAGAGGTGATGTCCTATCCCCAGTTAGCGAAGTTGTGTGAACAGATGGACACAGAAGGTCTCCACACATTTATATCAGATAACCGAAAGAACCTCGCTTCCATAAGGGAGGAAATTCCACTTGCACTAAGAGCTGCAGCCAACCCTGCCTTATTTGTCTTGGAATCTTTGGAAGACTTTTACCGCCTAGAAGGGCCCAATACAGACCGGAAGAAGGATGCAAACCTGTTGGGTGTCCGTCGAACTTGTATCATGTTGATGGAGTGTCTGAGCACACTACTAACAAACCCAGAATTAGTCTCTGCGTCTGATATAATTACAGAGGAGGTTAAGGATATGGCAGAGGCAATTGCTGAAGAATGGAAGCCGAAGTTGGATGCTCTTGACATGGATGCTAGCAATGGAAACTCACTAGAGGCTCATGCCTTTTTGCAACTTCTTGGAACTTTTGGCATTTCCTCTGGTTTTGATGAGGAAGAACTATTCAGGATAATACCAATGGTTTCGCGTCGTCGCCAAGCAGCTGACCTTTGCCGTTCTCTTGGATTGACTGAGAGAATGCCAGGTTCGTGTTTTTCTTTATGAAAACATACAATTaggtgaaaattttcaaaacttttttaGTTTGATAAATAAATATGCGGTCCTTAAATATGGCCATGTGAACTATTCCAATCTAAAgaaatgtttttcttctttacttttgttttgCCCTTGTCTTTTACTTGTTGGCATGTGTCTTTGGCATGTTTTTGTTTACAATTCTATAAGTTGGTAATGTTTTGTCTCCTGCTAGATCTTTCCATTATAACCACTGAAATAAGGTTAGAATTGCAACTTTGGTCAAACTTCCTTTCTATTCATCCTGGATGAGTTACTCAGAAGCTTATATAAGCTGGTCTTGCATTTCATTACTGTCATTGTGTAAAAGTGCAGCAACATCAGAGACCAATCTCCTGGCATTGGCAGGATAATTCTACCAATACCCATATAACATCAACCTGAAAACAATGCAGTTTTGATTAAAGGACCACTGTTGAGAACCTAGAAGTTGAAAAAAATGATTTCTTCCTTGCATGAACTTCAAATTTTGTATATTCTGGAAGCTAATTATGTTAATGTTGACATTGCAGGTGTTATTGAAGTGTTAGTGAATAGTGGACGGCAAATTGATGCAGTTAACTTGGCTTTTGCCTTCGAATTGACAGAGAAGTTCTCTCCTGTGCCTTTGCTGAAGTCCTACTTGAAAGAGGCAAGAAAAACTTCGCCGGTCAAATCTGGAAATGCATCTCCCACAGCACAGGTGCTCATCACTCTTTATCTTTATCGCATGGTGTTTCTGCTCtcaatttaattatattctattttgcattttttgaTTATCTGTTTGATATGAAGTTGACTTTAATTTGCCAATGGAAAATTAACCCGGGATAGTACTGATATTTGGTGGGGTTTTCCAGAGAAAGTATGGTGTATAAGTGTAAAATGGATATAtgtaacaaatattttgttgtttcAGAATGAAGTGAACGACCGAGAGCTGGCTGCCCTTAAGGCTGTGCTCAAGTCCATTGAAGAGCATAAGCTTGAGGAGCAGTATCCAGTGGATCCTCTTCAGAAACGGGTTCTTCAGCTGGAAAAGGCCAAGGCAGACAAGAAGAGGGTGGCTGAAGCAGCAAAGCCTCAGCCCAAGAGACCTCGTGCTAACGGTGTTGGATATGCTCCCCGCGTCACTAATGTTGTTACTGACAAGACTTTCTATCCTAGAGTTGCTGATAACAGGTACCCGCAATACGTGTATGACAGACAGTTTGTTTACCCGGGACCTGCTGACAACCATTGCCCCTCCCTGCTGGGTTCTGCTACGTAC
This region includes:
- the LOC137727980 gene encoding FRIGIDA-like protein 3 — encoded protein: MDNTHSVSTLIDCTTSKIQQLQKAFSELESHRAVTLNLKWKELEAHFHGLEKSLKRRFDELESQEKEFETRTVEAQKLLEKRQAAVVAKEQASLEILQKKRDAAAYAITNAREKQRKVSTEEPSVVTDDGQGEPPSVEEKPPDMIVSDSNCQEMKSPEMVSIEVMSYPQLAKLCEQMDTEGLHTFISDNRKNLASIREEIPLALRAAANPALFVLESLEDFYRLEGPNTDRKKDANLLGVRRTCIMLMECLSTLLTNPELVSASDIITEEVKDMAEAIAEEWKPKLDALDMDASNGNSLEAHAFLQLLGTFGISSGFDEEELFRIIPMVSRRRQAADLCRSLGLTERMPGVIEVLVNSGRQIDAVNLAFAFELTEKFSPVPLLKSYLKEARKTSPVKSGNASPTAQNEVNDRELAALKAVLKSIEEHKLEEQYPVDPLQKRVLQLEKAKADKKRVAEAAKPQPKRPRANGVGYAPRVTNVVTDKTFYPRVADNRYPQYVYDRQFVYPGPADNHCPSLLGSATYNMSPAHGNYYATGYQYQPAAYLH